A portion of the Corynebacterium jeikeium genome contains these proteins:
- a CDS encoding metallopeptidase family protein yields MNSSAYTPRSLRRSLRRGRGPRGPLLPPEVPRWKSRSEAFDQAVIDAYAPLDQRWSRQLSHLDIAIDTIPRMQLRPDMYFPEEIVADGPVPLGRLIPAGIDRVGNPTRPCVVVFRRPIERRVSGRVELDQMLQYVLTRLVAVYLGIDPVEVDPSFNENFL; encoded by the coding sequence ATGAATTCATCGGCTTATACTCCGCGCTCTTTGCGACGCTCACTGCGACGCGGTCGCGGACCTCGGGGTCCTCTGTTGCCGCCGGAGGTACCCCGCTGGAAGAGCCGTTCAGAAGCTTTTGACCAGGCGGTTATTGACGCCTACGCCCCATTGGATCAGCGCTGGTCCCGGCAACTGTCACACCTGGACATCGCCATCGACACGATTCCTCGCATGCAGTTGCGCCCGGACATGTATTTCCCGGAAGAGATTGTCGCTGACGGACCTGTACCGCTGGGACGGCTTATCCCCGCTGGCATTGACCGCGTAGGCAACCCCACCCGCCCCTGCGTAGTAGTGTTCCGCCGCCCCATTGAGCGCCGTGTCTCGGGCCGAGTGGAACTGGACCAGATGCTGCAATATGTACTGACCCGCCTGGTAGCGGTATATCTGGGCATTGACCCGGTTGAGGTGGACCCTAGTTTCAACGAGAACTTCCTGTAG
- the hypC gene encoding HypC/HybG/HupF family hydrogenase formation chaperone, translated as MCLGIPARVLAIADGPLPMATVDMAGQKRQCSAMYVPELVAGDWVFVQNGFIMNVLDEQEAKEALAAIEEYNLIEHVAEVSPKGRA; from the coding sequence ATGTGTCTTGGAATTCCTGCCCGGGTTTTGGCAATCGCCGATGGTCCATTGCCGATGGCGACGGTGGATATGGCGGGGCAGAAGCGGCAATGCTCGGCAATGTACGTGCCTGAGCTGGTGGCAGGTGATTGGGTGTTCGTCCAGAACGGGTTCATCATGAACGTGCTGGACGAACAGGAGGCCAAGGAGGCCTTGGCCGCAATTGAGGAATATAACCTCATCGAACATGTCGCTGAGGTCTCCCCGAAGGGACGGGCCTAG
- the cybH gene encoding Ni/Fe-hydrogenase, b-type cytochrome subunit codes for MSENPELRLKDSKGNPLVIAVIDAHTSHWLSPSEVIQAAAIVPDDSRDPVDLALKVSLRRRRDDLFHLDGTPLMKLTPDSYDPATPDRRYSIAKVHGLNIADQTVDVAIMRGELNAVVEASTMSREEGVLLRRNANMHHGRGHRSMGVALAPIDKDGNIIGEFIFEGFVAMGLRKLDEAIAENKKGSGSWVEVHLWGWALRVQHWLNLALMLVMTFTGWYIMQPYLTERTYDGSAAGFAMGYVRFAHFLAGFLWIAVGLWRVILLFVTHDRQTRWRALWPIYNKQDVKDLWHTMQYYLFLRKEGPFYFAHNPLQQLAYTGIYAMCFIQMLTGLSLYAMMDQSNWFFQLLAMPTHWIGIGYFRLIHTIIMYLIWLFAIIHVYLVIRSDAVHNHGGLSSMIGGSVWLPRGTQPVDSPRIG; via the coding sequence GTGAGTGAAAATCCGGAACTGCGACTAAAAGATTCCAAGGGCAACCCCCTGGTTATTGCGGTTATTGACGCACACACCAGCCACTGGTTGTCGCCATCCGAGGTCATTCAGGCCGCAGCAATTGTCCCGGACGACTCCCGCGATCCTGTCGACCTTGCGCTAAAGGTCAGCTTGCGTCGTCGTCGTGACGATCTTTTCCACCTCGACGGCACGCCACTGATGAAACTGACCCCGGATTCCTACGACCCGGCGACGCCTGACCGCCGTTACTCCATTGCCAAGGTGCACGGCCTCAACATTGCGGATCAAACGGTCGATGTCGCCATCATGCGCGGTGAATTGAATGCGGTCGTTGAGGCATCCACGATGTCCCGTGAGGAAGGCGTTCTACTTCGTCGTAACGCGAACATGCATCATGGTCGCGGGCACCGCAGCATGGGCGTCGCGCTTGCGCCCATTGACAAAGACGGAAATATCATCGGAGAGTTCATCTTCGAAGGATTCGTGGCAATGGGGCTGCGGAAACTCGACGAGGCCATTGCGGAGAACAAGAAGGGCTCCGGTTCGTGGGTCGAGGTTCACCTGTGGGGATGGGCGCTGCGCGTTCAACATTGGTTGAACCTGGCGCTGATGTTGGTGATGACCTTTACTGGCTGGTACATCATGCAGCCCTATTTGACTGAGCGCACCTATGACGGCTCGGCCGCGGGATTCGCGATGGGATATGTCCGTTTCGCGCACTTCTTAGCCGGATTCCTATGGATCGCGGTGGGGCTATGGCGTGTCATTCTGCTGTTTGTTACCCACGACCGACAAACACGATGGCGTGCGCTATGGCCGATTTATAACAAGCAGGATGTTAAAGACCTCTGGCACACGATGCAGTACTACCTCTTCCTGCGCAAGGAAGGGCCGTTCTACTTCGCACACAATCCGCTGCAGCAGCTGGCGTACACCGGCATTTACGCGATGTGTTTCATCCAGATGCTCACAGGTTTGTCGCTATACGCGATGATGGACCAGTCCAACTGGTTCTTCCAGCTGTTGGCTATGCCCACGCACTGGATTGGCATCGGCTACTTCCGCCTGATTCACACAATCATCATGTACCTGATTTGGCTCTTCGCCATCATTCACGTCTACCTGGTTATCCGCTCTGATGCGGTACACAACCACGGTGGTCTGTCCTCGATGATTGGTGGCTCTGTCTGGCTACCGCGCGGCACGCAACCGGTTGACTCTCCACGCATTGGATAG
- a CDS encoding DUF3499 domain-containing protein, translated as MSVFRRCCRPGCGKPAVATLTYAYAESTAVVGPLAAASEPHSWDLCEKHARSITAPLGWELVRYDVPTPAQDDDDLTALAEAVREAGRNATGLVLRDEVDNRPQTYKIDSSRHPSTRKSARGHLHVVRDPEDSDD; from the coding sequence GTGAGTGTTTTTAGACGTTGTTGCCGGCCCGGCTGTGGCAAACCTGCCGTAGCTACGTTGACGTATGCCTACGCGGAGTCGACGGCTGTGGTGGGTCCGCTCGCCGCCGCGTCCGAACCGCATAGCTGGGATCTCTGTGAGAAGCACGCGCGTTCTATCACCGCACCGCTGGGGTGGGAGCTCGTTCGTTACGACGTGCCGACGCCCGCCCAGGACGATGATGATTTGACCGCACTGGCGGAAGCCGTCCGTGAAGCTGGCCGCAACGCGACTGGCCTGGTGCTGCGGGATGAGGTCGACAACCGTCCGCAAACCTACAAGATTGATTCCAGCCGCCACCCGTCGACGCGGAAATCCGCGCGCGGTCACCTGCATGTAGTTCGCGATCCGGAGGATTCGGACGACTAA
- a CDS encoding hydrogenase maturation protease encodes MVTVLGIGNPVMGDDGIGLELLRRLAPELESAGMGQTTQAGDSAHLVWSPSNLDNPANLAGRGDEWTGAVAYIDGGTCGMELLPIVQEAKNLLLLDALAGPGDPGTVVKLVGDQIPRLLAAKLSAHQVGLLDLLTAARLLGQEPERVGVVGVVYESADMVVGLSNTALGGIEEATEVARELIDSWLADERDSDV; translated from the coding sequence TTGGTGACGGTTCTTGGCATCGGCAACCCCGTCATGGGCGACGACGGCATTGGTCTCGAGCTGCTGAGGCGCCTTGCCCCAGAACTGGAATCTGCAGGCATGGGGCAGACAACGCAGGCCGGGGATTCTGCGCATCTGGTCTGGTCGCCCTCCAACCTCGATAATCCTGCGAACCTCGCCGGGCGAGGGGACGAATGGACGGGTGCGGTTGCCTACATCGATGGTGGCACCTGCGGTATGGAGTTGCTGCCCATCGTGCAGGAGGCCAAGAACCTATTGTTGCTCGACGCTCTCGCTGGTCCGGGGGATCCCGGTACCGTCGTCAAGCTCGTCGGTGACCAGATCCCTAGACTATTGGCGGCAAAGCTGTCCGCGCATCAGGTCGGCTTGCTGGATTTGCTCACCGCGGCGCGACTGCTGGGGCAGGAGCCTGAGCGCGTCGGTGTGGTGGGAGTGGTCTACGAGTCTGCCGACATGGTGGTGGGGCTCAGCAACACGGCACTTGGCGGCATTGAGGAAGCGACTGAGGTTGCGCGTGAGCTCATCGACAGCTGGCTTGCCGACGAGCGCGACAGTGACGTCTAA
- a CDS encoding hydrogenase maturation nickel metallochaperone HypA encodes MHELGLLTSVVEKIAEVCPGRTVTKVSMRVGDRSGVVYDSLIAAWPVASAATQCEGAELDAELIVSTVYCPTCEAEHEIDEFYALTCPVCGTPTADLRHGREFEISSIEVSAEGEG; translated from the coding sequence GTGCATGAGCTTGGATTGTTGACCAGCGTGGTGGAAAAGATTGCCGAGGTCTGCCCGGGACGTACCGTGACAAAGGTGTCAATGCGTGTGGGCGACCGCTCCGGGGTCGTCTACGATTCCCTCATCGCCGCATGGCCTGTGGCCAGTGCCGCGACGCAGTGTGAGGGCGCCGAGTTAGATGCCGAGCTCATTGTCTCGACGGTCTACTGCCCCACCTGCGAGGCTGAGCATGAAATTGATGAATTCTATGCTCTAACCTGCCCTGTCTGCGGCACCCCAACTGCGGATTTGCGGCACGGCCGCGAGTTTGAAATCTCCAGTATTGAGGTCAGCGCTGAGGGCGAGGGTTAG
- a CDS encoding glycosyltransferase family 2 protein translates to MIETSNSPQPSQLPLGVVTVTFSPGEHLSKLVDSLGPAASASTRLIMADNGSTDGSVEKEEARAKETGADVQLLRTGGNIGYGAAANRGIAELGRARRAGEINPDYVMLVNPDVVFAPGAIDVLLECAQRNPKAGAIGPLIREADGSVYPSARAVPKLVSGIGHALLADIWPTNPFSRHYRDDTDMDRERSAGWLSGACLLLRWDAFDQIDGFDTRYFMYMEDVDLGDRLGKAGWSNVFCPRAEIRHAQGHSASKHPEITVKAHHESAYRFMSDRLPGPALAPVRLALRLGLFLRGKVIIAVKKRRN, encoded by the coding sequence GTGATTGAAACCTCGAATTCCCCGCAACCCTCGCAGCTTCCGCTCGGTGTGGTCACCGTGACCTTTTCGCCCGGTGAGCACCTGAGCAAGCTGGTGGATTCGCTGGGCCCCGCCGCCAGTGCCTCCACGCGTCTGATTATGGCCGACAACGGCTCGACGGATGGTTCCGTGGAGAAGGAAGAAGCTCGGGCCAAGGAGACCGGAGCGGATGTTCAGCTTCTGCGCACCGGCGGCAACATTGGCTATGGCGCGGCCGCCAACCGTGGCATTGCGGAGCTGGGGCGGGCTCGCCGTGCTGGTGAAATCAATCCTGATTACGTCATGCTGGTCAACCCTGACGTGGTGTTTGCCCCTGGCGCAATCGATGTTCTGTTGGAATGCGCGCAGCGCAATCCCAAAGCTGGAGCGATTGGTCCGCTGATTCGCGAGGCGGATGGCAGCGTGTACCCGTCGGCACGCGCGGTTCCTAAACTTGTCAGCGGTATCGGACACGCGCTGCTTGCCGATATCTGGCCTACTAACCCTTTCTCACGTCACTACCGGGATGACACGGATATGGATCGTGAGCGATCGGCGGGATGGTTGTCGGGCGCATGCCTGCTGCTGCGGTGGGATGCGTTCGACCAGATTGATGGCTTTGATACCCGCTACTTCATGTACATGGAGGACGTGGATTTGGGTGACCGACTGGGCAAGGCCGGTTGGAGCAATGTTTTCTGTCCCCGTGCAGAGATACGTCACGCGCAGGGACATTCTGCCAGTAAGCACCCGGAAATTACCGTAAAGGCCCATCACGAGTCGGCATACCGTTTTATGTCAGATCGCCTGCCGGGGCCGGCGCTGGCACCTGTGCGACTGGCATTGCGTTTGGGGCTGTTCCTGCGTGGCAAAGTCATAATCGCGGTCAAAAAGCGTAGGAATTAA
- a CDS encoding LytR family transcriptional regulator, whose protein sequence is MSSHTPRARHARDIQAPPSSAESTAQAWPPMLRNALVLLSAIILVISAVGWWTLGRTTDNLGSGGDFGLGSEKDGATDILLVGSDSRTDAQGNPLTPEEVELLRAGDEEATNTDTIIVIRVPADGSSATAISIPRDTYVHTNRLGNTKINGVYGNTKQMVEEELAGSGASPEDIERRSTEAGRRALIETISDLSGITVDHYAEVGLLGFVLLTDAIGGVDVCLNEAVYDEFSGADFPAGSQTLKGADALSFVRQRHGLPRGDLDRITRQQVFMASFTNKLLGAGTLSNPAKLSELGNAVQRSVVLDDNWDVTGFATQMQGLSGGNVKFETIPVTSIDGVGDYGESVVTIDKGQVHKYFETLLGTKEEKAPAKEEDEKKADPNAAETTVSVYNATGIEGLASGVSGFLTEKGYTQGEVGNAEFAGVASSQINAADPEDPAAQAISEALGGVPIVHDPYLDPHHISVTIAGDYEGPGLTSEGMAADSGDGAEPAPEVEDGSNGDVIGQEGGAIPQEDRPAIDAAGVTCVN, encoded by the coding sequence TTGAGCAGCCACACGCCACGCGCGCGTCACGCACGCGATATTCAAGCGCCACCGTCCTCTGCAGAGAGTACAGCCCAAGCTTGGCCGCCGATGCTGCGCAATGCGCTTGTGCTGCTCTCAGCCATTATCCTGGTTATTTCCGCAGTTGGCTGGTGGACACTTGGTAGGACCACCGACAACTTGGGTTCGGGTGGCGACTTCGGTCTAGGCAGTGAGAAGGACGGTGCAACCGATATTCTGCTCGTCGGCTCCGACTCCCGCACCGATGCCCAGGGCAACCCGCTGACTCCGGAAGAAGTTGAGCTTCTGCGTGCCGGCGACGAAGAAGCCACGAATACAGACACGATTATTGTGATTCGTGTTCCTGCCGATGGTTCTTCAGCGACGGCAATTTCCATTCCGCGCGATACCTATGTCCACACCAATCGTCTAGGCAACACAAAGATTAATGGTGTCTACGGCAACACAAAGCAAATGGTGGAAGAGGAACTCGCAGGAAGCGGGGCCTCGCCGGAAGATATTGAGCGTCGCTCGACTGAGGCCGGGCGCAGAGCTCTGATTGAAACCATTAGCGACCTCAGCGGTATCACCGTTGACCACTACGCAGAAGTTGGCCTGCTCGGCTTCGTCCTGCTCACCGACGCCATCGGCGGTGTCGATGTATGTCTGAATGAGGCTGTCTACGACGAGTTCTCGGGTGCAGATTTCCCAGCGGGCTCACAGACGTTGAAGGGTGCCGACGCGCTCTCATTCGTCCGCCAACGCCATGGTCTGCCCCGCGGTGACCTCGACCGAATTACTCGCCAGCAGGTCTTCATGGCCTCGTTCACCAATAAGCTGCTCGGCGCTGGCACACTGTCTAATCCCGCGAAGCTGTCTGAACTGGGCAATGCTGTCCAGCGCTCGGTGGTACTCGACGACAACTGGGATGTCACCGGATTTGCTACCCAGATGCAGGGCCTCAGTGGTGGCAACGTGAAGTTTGAAACTATCCCGGTGACCTCGATTGACGGTGTCGGTGACTATGGCGAGTCGGTGGTCACAATCGATAAGGGCCAGGTTCACAAGTACTTCGAGACCCTGCTGGGCACCAAGGAAGAAAAAGCTCCGGCGAAGGAAGAAGACGAAAAGAAGGCTGACCCCAACGCGGCTGAAACTACGGTCAGCGTTTACAACGCCACAGGCATTGAAGGTTTGGCCAGCGGCGTCTCAGGTTTCTTAACGGAAAAGGGCTACACCCAGGGCGAGGTCGGCAACGCTGAGTTCGCCGGCGTTGCCTCCAGCCAGATCAATGCGGCTGACCCAGAGGATCCGGCAGCGCAGGCCATCTCTGAGGCACTCGGTGGCGTACCGATTGTCCACGATCCATACCTCGACCCGCACCACATCTCAGTGACAATTGCCGGTGACTACGAAGGCCCGGGATTGACATCAGAGGGAATGGCCGCTGATTCGGGCGACGGTGCCGAACCCGCGCCTGAAGTCGAAGATGGTTCCAATGGCGATGTCATCGGCCAGGAAGGCGGGGCAATTCCGCAGGAAGATCGCCCCGCTATCGACGCCGCCGGCGTGACCTGCGTGAACTAG
- the rfbD gene encoding dTDP-4-dehydrorhamnose reductase yields MSEISVSHFATPGPTHSNSRRPIVAITGAAGQLGTALQCDPFAADVEVRALTRAQLDITDSAAVEATPLLDDVDIIINAAAATDVDGAESDPGSAHLINALGPKYLAARAKKEDAYLIHISTDYVFGDVAIDEMTGQRRALRVDDFTAPRTMYGRTKLVGESNVHDSGARFAILRTAWVWSGPTQPEAKDFVSTMIRLAETATDDQGNPAIIKVVDDQHGNPTFVGDLAGAIWELSERVLSEPSSAPTGTFHVTGSGEATWFEVAREVFRLTGHDPQRVVACTSSEFPRPAPRPAWSVLDGSAWSEVGLHALPEWQDTLRAVLT; encoded by the coding sequence ATGTCCGAAATTTCAGTCTCGCATTTCGCCACTCCTGGACCAACCCACAGCAACTCGCGGCGTCCCATTGTCGCCATAACTGGTGCGGCGGGACAGCTGGGTACTGCGCTTCAGTGTGATCCTTTTGCCGCCGATGTTGAGGTGCGCGCTCTCACTCGGGCACAGTTGGATATCACTGATTCGGCTGCTGTGGAGGCAACGCCTCTGCTTGACGACGTCGACATCATCATTAACGCGGCAGCGGCGACCGATGTCGATGGCGCAGAATCCGATCCCGGTTCGGCGCACCTTATCAATGCACTTGGACCGAAGTACTTGGCGGCTCGGGCGAAAAAGGAAGACGCGTATCTCATTCACATCTCCACCGACTATGTCTTTGGTGATGTAGCAATCGATGAGATGACGGGGCAGCGTCGAGCGCTGCGAGTTGATGATTTCACCGCGCCTCGGACTATGTACGGACGTACCAAGTTAGTGGGGGAGAGTAATGTGCATGATTCGGGTGCGCGTTTCGCTATTTTGCGCACGGCGTGGGTCTGGTCGGGGCCCACACAGCCGGAGGCCAAGGACTTCGTTTCCACGATGATTCGTCTGGCAGAGACGGCGACTGACGACCAGGGCAACCCGGCAATTATTAAGGTCGTTGACGATCAGCACGGTAACCCCACCTTTGTTGGTGATCTCGCCGGGGCTATCTGGGAGTTGTCCGAACGTGTGTTGTCTGAACCGAGCAGCGCACCGACCGGCACCTTCCATGTCACGGGCAGCGGTGAGGCGACATGGTTCGAGGTGGCTCGCGAAGTGTTTCGGCTCACCGGTCACGATCCGCAGCGTGTGGTGGCTTGTACCAGCAGTGAGTTCCCACGTCCGGCCCCACGTCCGGCCTGGTCCGTGTTGGATGGTTCGGCATGGAGTGAGGTAGGTCTACATGCACTTCCGGAGTGGCAGGACACTTTGCGAGCAGTCCTGACCTAG
- a CDS encoding NDP-sugar synthase yields MTTEVRPSAGHGSAFQPGADAAQQAGATLAEQTDAVILVGGQGTRLRPLTVNTPKPMLPTAGHPFLEHLLGRIRAAGMKHVVLGTSYRAEVFEEHFGDGSDLGLEIEYVFEAEPLGTGGGIRNVLDKLRYDTAMIFNGDVLGGTDLRAVLGTHAEKDADVTMHLVRVPDPRAFGCVPTDEDGRVLEFLEKTQDPPTDQINAGIYVFRREIIESIPAGRPISVEREIFPALLDRGMNVYGHVDYAYWRDMGTPGDFVRGSSDLVRGIAPSPLLEGKHGEALVDESASVGGGALLYGGSVVGRGAEIGAGARIDQSVIFDGARIGAGAVIERSVIADGADIGPRTVISDAIIGEGAVVGARCELINGIRVWPGVQIPDHGVRFSTDV; encoded by the coding sequence ATGACTACCGAAGTTCGTCCGAGTGCTGGGCATGGCTCCGCCTTCCAGCCGGGAGCGGATGCTGCACAGCAGGCGGGAGCCACGTTGGCTGAACAGACTGACGCTGTCATTCTGGTTGGCGGGCAAGGTACGCGTTTGCGTCCCCTTACCGTGAATACGCCGAAGCCGATGCTGCCCACGGCAGGGCATCCATTCCTGGAGCATCTGCTTGGCCGCATTCGTGCAGCAGGTATGAAGCACGTGGTATTGGGCACCTCCTACCGAGCTGAAGTATTTGAAGAACACTTCGGCGACGGTTCGGATTTGGGTCTCGAAATTGAATACGTCTTTGAGGCTGAGCCGCTGGGTACCGGTGGCGGTATCCGAAACGTCCTAGACAAGCTGCGCTATGACACCGCAATGATTTTCAATGGCGATGTCCTCGGCGGTACCGACTTGCGCGCGGTGTTGGGCACCCACGCGGAGAAGGATGCGGACGTCACGATGCACCTCGTCCGTGTGCCGGATCCACGCGCGTTCGGCTGTGTTCCGACCGATGAGGATGGGCGCGTCCTGGAGTTCCTGGAGAAGACCCAGGATCCGCCGACCGATCAGATTAATGCCGGTATCTACGTGTTCCGCCGCGAGATTATCGAGTCGATTCCGGCTGGTCGCCCCATCAGCGTTGAGCGTGAAATCTTCCCAGCGCTGCTTGACCGCGGTATGAACGTCTACGGTCACGTTGATTACGCCTACTGGCGTGACATGGGGACTCCGGGTGACTTCGTCCGCGGCTCCTCTGATTTGGTCCGCGGTATCGCGCCGTCACCACTTCTAGAGGGTAAGCACGGCGAAGCGCTTGTCGACGAATCTGCGTCGGTCGGTGGCGGTGCTCTTCTCTACGGTGGCTCTGTTGTCGGCCGTGGGGCGGAGATTGGTGCGGGAGCTCGGATTGATCAATCGGTGATCTTCGACGGCGCACGCATCGGTGCCGGTGCTGTAATCGAGCGCTCTGTGATTGCCGATGGTGCCGATATTGGCCCGCGAACGGTCATCAGTGATGCCATTATCGGCGAGGGTGCCGTCGTTGGTGCGCGCTGTGAATTGATCAACGGTATCCGTGTGTGGCCGGGCGTCCAGATCCCCGATCACGGAGTACGTTTTTCGACGGATGTCTAG
- a CDS encoding reducing hydrogenase subunit alpha, producing the protein MSSKSVPVTQHIQLDELVDPFEARLDVYRDDNGAITQVSFDLSGLPRIDGMLVGKQALDVPDITKRLCGLCPVVHHLAGVRAVEDLYGISDIPRTAQLIRELLAAGSALDNLATKFVAADREGARAMKRAGKALMRAAGAPSHFPDVAVPGGVRAAVDKTLVSEAESALEALAETAVIKEVELLAAPDASDAWTDTFDGLDVAVVDADGELAPLGNYLAVARHDTDTAAQIFPAADWPTRVRESRPGDAAPRPVFDASKELGKDGCEGQRADFYRVGPVSRQVVVDKRGISPRDAQRQLLADTVAWAKRVLADGELLGDHVCNPNAATAIENADFEGHRSGVGMIDGPRGLLVHRYTAGADGIITDCQIMTPTAQNEPWLTRMLTEQLCGGGETAGVEKSIWAADPCLPCSSAPAGVMTFTMQEHAGAPADNITTDSPGSADARL; encoded by the coding sequence ATGTCATCCAAATCCGTTCCGGTTACCCAGCACATCCAGCTCGATGAGCTTGTTGACCCATTCGAGGCACGACTGGATGTCTATCGCGATGACAACGGCGCCATCACACAGGTGTCCTTCGACCTTTCAGGGCTGCCGCGTATCGACGGGATGCTCGTGGGCAAGCAGGCATTAGATGTGCCAGATATCACCAAGCGGCTGTGTGGCCTGTGCCCGGTTGTGCATCATCTTGCAGGTGTACGGGCGGTGGAGGACCTCTACGGGATTTCCGATATTCCCCGCACCGCACAGTTGATTCGAGAGCTGCTGGCGGCCGGGTCGGCCTTGGATAATCTAGCGACCAAGTTTGTGGCCGCCGACCGCGAGGGGGCGCGGGCAATGAAGCGTGCGGGAAAAGCTCTGATGCGTGCAGCGGGGGCACCGTCGCACTTCCCGGATGTCGCCGTCCCCGGCGGTGTGCGCGCGGCAGTGGATAAGACGCTTGTTTCTGAGGCCGAAAGTGCTCTGGAGGCGCTGGCTGAGACGGCGGTAATCAAGGAAGTGGAGCTTCTTGCCGCCCCCGATGCTTCTGATGCTTGGACGGATACTTTTGACGGTCTCGACGTCGCAGTCGTCGACGCTGACGGTGAACTTGCTCCGCTGGGAAATTACCTGGCAGTCGCGCGGCACGACACCGATACCGCAGCGCAGATTTTCCCGGCTGCTGATTGGCCTACACGTGTTCGGGAATCCCGTCCGGGCGATGCCGCTCCCAGGCCGGTGTTTGATGCCTCGAAGGAGCTGGGCAAGGATGGTTGTGAAGGTCAGCGGGCAGATTTTTACCGGGTGGGGCCGGTCTCCAGGCAGGTTGTCGTCGATAAGCGTGGAATCAGCCCACGCGACGCCCAACGCCAGCTTCTCGCCGACACCGTGGCCTGGGCGAAGCGGGTGCTTGCCGACGGGGAGCTGCTCGGCGACCATGTGTGCAATCCGAATGCTGCGACGGCGATTGAGAATGCTGACTTTGAAGGACATCGCAGTGGTGTCGGGATGATTGACGGGCCACGTGGGCTGTTAGTGCATCGTTATACGGCAGGAGCTGACGGCATCATTACGGATTGTCAGATTATGACACCGACTGCGCAGAATGAACCCTGGCTGACGCGTATGCTTACCGAGCAGCTGTGCGGTGGCGGGGAGACTGCGGGGGTCGAGAAGTCGATTTGGGCCGCTGATCCGTGCCTACCGTGTAGTTCGGCACCTGCGGGAGTGATGACATTCACGATGCAGGAACATGCCGGTGCACCTGCGGACAATATAACAACGGATAGCCCTGGTTCGGCGGACGCCCGACTGTAG
- a CDS encoding WhiB family transcriptional regulator, which yields MEKSSMFDGGSAVDSETNAGDIAVNDSSSENQPRPLTEWADDLSGLFEAVDQDWQEQALCAQTDPEAFFPEKGGSTREAKRICRACGVRDECLEFALEHDERFGIWGGLSERERRRLKRQIG from the coding sequence ATGGAAAAGTCCAGCATGTTTGATGGCGGCTCTGCTGTGGATAGTGAGACGAATGCGGGTGACATCGCTGTGAATGATAGCTCCTCTGAAAACCAGCCTCGGCCGTTGACAGAGTGGGCAGATGACCTTTCGGGGTTGTTTGAAGCCGTCGATCAGGACTGGCAGGAGCAAGCTCTGTGTGCCCAGACCGATCCAGAAGCTTTCTTCCCTGAGAAGGGTGGATCCACTCGCGAAGCAAAGCGTATTTGTCGTGCTTGTGGTGTGCGAGATGAATGCCTGGAGTTTGCTCTCGAGCATGATGAGCGCTTCGGTATTTGGGGTGGCCTCTCTGAGCGTGAGCGCCGCCGTTTGAAGCGGCAGATTGGCTAG